In Bacteroidia bacterium, a genomic segment contains:
- a CDS encoding bestrophin family ion channel codes for MIVTKSISIGKVLNWSGHHAIWLLSGAAILALFYQMDYIAFSIPWLPMSVIGTAVAFYAGFKNNQAYDRMWEARKIWGGIVNTSRAWGMYVDGFVTNYFTENKKTKEEILEIKQRLIYRHIAWLYALRSQLLVSTSWEHASQGGLLGARAKYYQNKFGVGLIDDDVTRTELKQFLPRDEYERLVNNVNTATQIINEQSRDLAALREDNMIEDFRHMEMTQVLYHLYEHQGKCERIKKFPLPRQYAYMSRIFVGIFIFLLPFSMIPELIKLGEWGFWLSIPITALVGWVYIMMEVVGDYTENPFMGMANDIPMLSLCRTIEIDLREMLREKDLPPGIQAKDGVLM; via the coding sequence ATGATTGTTACCAAAAGCATAAGTATTGGCAAAGTTTTAAACTGGTCTGGGCACCATGCGATATGGCTGTTAAGCGGTGCGGCCATTCTGGCGTTATTTTATCAAATGGACTATATTGCGTTTAGTATTCCCTGGTTGCCTATGTCCGTTATCGGCACTGCTGTAGCATTTTATGCAGGTTTTAAAAACAACCAGGCCTATGACCGTATGTGGGAAGCCCGGAAAATATGGGGCGGTATTGTCAATACAAGCCGGGCATGGGGCATGTATGTCGATGGTTTTGTGACCAATTATTTTACTGAAAATAAAAAAACGAAAGAAGAAATCCTTGAAATCAAACAACGGCTGATATACCGGCACATAGCCTGGTTATATGCCCTGAGAAGCCAGCTGCTTGTCTCAACTTCCTGGGAACATGCCAGCCAGGGCGGACTTTTGGGCGCAAGGGCCAAATACTACCAAAATAAATTTGGGGTAGGGCTCATAGACGATGACGTTACCCGCACCGAGCTAAAACAATTTCTGCCACGTGACGAATACGAGCGGCTGGTAAATAATGTCAATACGGCTACGCAAATTATTAACGAACAATCCAGAGATCTTGCCGCCTTGCGGGAGGATAATATGATTGAAGATTTTCGCCATATGGAAATGACCCAGGTCTTGTATCATTTGTATGAGCATCAGGGAAAATGTGAACGGATTAAAAAATTTCCGCTACCCCGGCAATACGCTTATATGAGCCGGATATTTGTGGGGATATTTATTTTCCTCCTGCCTTTTAGTATGATTCCCGAACTGATAAAACTGGGCGAATGGGGGTTTTGGCTCTCGATTCCTATTACAGCACTTGTCGGATGGGTATATATTATGATGGAAGTGGTAGGGGACTATACCGAAAACCCCTTTATGGGAATGGCCAATGATATCCCCATGTTGTCGCTCTGTCGTACGATAGAAATAGACCTCAGAGAAATGCTCCGGGAAAAAGATTTGCCGCCAGGTATTCAGGCAAAAGATGGCGTTTTGATGTAG
- a CDS encoding endonuclease/exonuclease/phosphatase family protein, with amino-acid sequence MKISTWNLRHGGGKRVGKIINVLRENSDSDIFILTEYRNNQQGELLKKDLYEMGYEFHYFVDCAPKLNSVLIACKSSFEKKVFDELAEFKRHIVRLENEDSLIYGCYFPGLHLKKTIFEFLIVEIEKNKHKNIIIAGDLNTGKHYLDEAGATFYHSKYFDVFEEKGMVDAWRELNTEKREYSWFSNKGNGFRIDHFFINAALKSQIKHCSYSHRYREEKISDHSMMLLELM; translated from the coding sequence GTGAAAATCTCTACATGGAATTTAAGGCATGGCGGAGGCAAAAGGGTCGGCAAGATCATAAATGTGCTTCGCGAAAATTCTGATTCAGATATTTTTATTCTGACTGAATACAGGAATAATCAACAAGGAGAATTGTTGAAAAAGGACCTCTATGAAATGGGCTATGAGTTTCACTATTTTGTGGATTGCGCTCCAAAATTAAACTCGGTATTAATCGCCTGTAAATCCAGTTTTGAAAAAAAAGTTTTCGACGAGCTGGCTGAATTTAAACGACATATTGTCAGACTCGAAAACGAAGACAGTTTGATTTATGGTTGTTATTTTCCGGGTTTGCATTTGAAAAAAACTATTTTTGAATTTCTCATTGTTGAAATAGAAAAAAATAAACACAAAAACATCATCATTGCCGGAGACTTGAATACAGGGAAACACTATCTGGATGAAGCTGGGGCAACTTTTTACCATTCAAAGTATTTTGATGTTTTTGAAGAAAAAGGAATGGTCGATGCATGGCGGGAATTGAATACGGAGAAAAGAGAATATTCCTGGTTCAGCAATAAAGGCAATGGTTTCCGGATTGATCATTTCTTCATAAATGCAGCGCTAAAAAGTCAGATAAAACATTGCAGCTACTCCCATCGGTATAGAGAAGAAAAAATCAGTGATCATTCAATGATGTTGTTAGAGCTAATGTGA
- a CDS encoding alpha/beta hydrolase, with product MELPELPTNLQDLEKYIHESELQTPYLRPDNEARIIWAKGYEYKKTTYSLVFLHGFSASYMEIDPIHRAFGERFGCNVYLSRLQAHGVDTPEPMLDFTPEGFMDSGLFALAAGKQIGEKVILITASTGSTLGIYIAAHFPEIAGLICYSPNIDLYSNVTRLLAGPWGLHFAKLVFRGNYRARIIEGPGKQYWIARHRVEALIALKNLIRSTMKPEIFQRVKQPFFMAYYYKNRQFQDKTVSVHKMLQMYRQLGTLPELKRKKSFPKAGVHAIGSRFTSGAVDRLQAETFRFAEEVLGLKPVG from the coding sequence ATGGAATTGCCCGAGCTTCCCACAAACCTTCAGGATCTGGAAAAATATATACACGAATCAGAGCTACAGACCCCCTATCTCCGGCCTGACAATGAAGCGCGGATTATTTGGGCGAAGGGATATGAATACAAAAAAACGACTTACAGCCTGGTATTTCTTCATGGCTTTTCAGCCAGTTATATGGAAATCGATCCGATCCACCGGGCATTTGGCGAGCGATTTGGTTGTAATGTGTACCTAAGTCGCCTGCAGGCTCATGGAGTAGATACCCCCGAGCCGATGCTCGATTTTACACCTGAAGGCTTTATGGATTCCGGCCTTTTTGCATTGGCGGCAGGGAAACAAATTGGCGAAAAGGTTATTTTGATTACCGCTTCCACCGGCTCCACGCTGGGTATTTATATTGCAGCCCATTTCCCTGAAATCGCCGGGCTGATCTGCTACTCACCCAATATCGACCTTTATTCAAATGTAACCCGCTTGCTGGCAGGGCCCTGGGGACTACATTTTGCCAAACTGGTTTTCCGGGGAAATTACCGCGCCAGGATTATTGAAGGGCCGGGAAAACAGTATTGGATTGCCCGGCACAGGGTAGAGGCGCTGATTGCTTTAAAAAACCTTATTCGCTCCACCATGAAGCCGGAAATATTTCAACGTGTGAAGCAGCCGTTTTTTATGGCTTATTATTACAAAAACCGCCAGTTTCAGGATAAAACTGTTTCGGTTCACAAAATGCTTCAGATGTACCGGCAACTGGGAACACTCCCAGAACTTAAGAGGAAAAAAAGTTTTCCCAAAGCCGGGGTTCACGCCATTGGCAGCAGGTTTACCTCAGGTGCGGTGGACAGGCTGCAAGCAGAGACCTTCCGCTTTGCGGAGGAAGTTTTGGGATTAAAACCCGTAGGTTGA
- a CDS encoding C1 family peptidase gives MITRVFFFILLLFTSSILFAQSHRGSGLLMDDESYETIPIAEIISPDGSGNRIAPAVSLKNFSPVPRDQGQYNNCVGWATAYAARTIMEAQKEGWTNQAFITENAFSPGFVYKLISPDASCYSPTSIDEALKAMSQTGTVKFSDLREVCPSQIPTGLIREAAQYKIKTYNRLFYLKDSPETKLETVRQSIARRVPVVIGFRCPPSFEKADGQNVWNPTESANTNNYFGHAMCVVGYDNVKYGGAFEIQNSWGTKWGNNGYIWVRYDDFAAFAKYAYILEQYTIRPEIAAKNQTSTPVPEVKPRAILPESASRNIQGKLTFTDASGEKMDMRLYGNYYRFRKAYAGGTRYKLKMEGSEGFVYVLGLNPNREVYQVFPGLRDQSAQIGVKGKVISIPTSSSYATIHTSLGEDYLCVLFSQKPLNMYHLTEQFEQAKGSIFQRVEQVLGKEKLSAREISYNSTEAAFSGVSSEKSLAVMIVQLKRR, from the coding sequence ATGATAACACGCGTTTTTTTCTTCATCCTGCTTCTTTTCACGAGTAGTATCCTTTTTGCCCAATCTCACAGAGGTTCGGGTTTGTTGATGGATGATGAGAGCTATGAAACCATTCCTATAGCCGAAATTATCAGCCCTGACGGAAGCGGAAACCGAATTGCCCCCGCTGTCTCTCTGAAGAACTTTTCTCCGGTACCGCGTGATCAGGGGCAATACAATAATTGCGTTGGCTGGGCAACTGCTTATGCGGCACGTACCATCATGGAAGCGCAGAAAGAAGGTTGGACCAATCAGGCTTTTATTACTGAAAATGCTTTCTCGCCCGGGTTTGTGTACAAACTTATCAGCCCGGACGCATCCTGTTACTCTCCTACCTCAATAGACGAAGCATTAAAAGCTATGTCGCAAACCGGTACTGTAAAATTTTCTGACCTCAGGGAAGTTTGCCCCAGTCAAATTCCAACAGGCCTGATACGAGAAGCGGCGCAGTACAAAATCAAAACATACAACCGCCTGTTTTATCTCAAAGACAGTCCGGAAACAAAACTTGAAACGGTGAGGCAAAGTATTGCCAGAAGAGTCCCCGTCGTGATTGGCTTTCGCTGCCCGCCTTCCTTCGAAAAGGCCGACGGCCAAAATGTCTGGAATCCAACGGAAAGTGCCAACACCAATAACTATTTTGGCCATGCGATGTGTGTCGTTGGTTATGACAACGTAAAGTATGGCGGCGCGTTTGAGATTCAGAATAGTTGGGGGACAAAATGGGGAAATAATGGCTATATCTGGGTTCGGTACGATGATTTTGCTGCCTTTGCCAAATACGCCTATATCCTGGAGCAGTACACCATTCGCCCGGAGATCGCAGCAAAAAATCAAACCAGCACGCCGGTTCCCGAAGTTAAACCCAGAGCAATACTCCCGGAATCCGCTTCCCGAAATATACAGGGAAAACTCACCTTTACCGATGCGTCAGGAGAAAAAATGGACATGAGACTATATGGGAATTACTACAGGTTTCGAAAAGCCTATGCAGGTGGTACCCGGTATAAACTCAAAATGGAAGGTTCGGAAGGATTTGTCTATGTCTTAGGGCTAAATCCCAATCGGGAGGTATACCAGGTATTCCCAGGCCTCAGAGATCAATCCGCCCAAATCGGCGTAAAGGGAAAAGTCATTTCTATCCCTACCTCAAGCAGTTACGCCACGATCCATACCAGCCTGGGAGAGGATTACCTTTGTGTGTTGTTTAGCCAAAAACCGCTCAATATGTATCACCTTACCGAGCAGTTTGAGCAGGCCAAAGGGAGTATTTTCCAACGCGTGGAACAAGTCCTCGGCAAAGAGAAACTCTCTGCCCGGGAAATCAGTTATAATAGTACCGAAGCTGCATTCTCCGGCGTAAGTAGCGAAAAATCACTGGCCGTGATGATTGTACAGCTAAAAAGAAGATAA